The following proteins come from a genomic window of Pelagicoccus albus:
- a CDS encoding ZIP family metal transporter produces the protein MSLLSVLTICFMAGFAMPVGAFLARIEKIQPDWLENEFRHSVISFGGGALLSAVALVLVPDGIEKLDVSASLVCFFLGAIGVLVLDIFLSKRESDAGQLVAMLTDFVPESIALGAAFSVGSSSGGVLALMIALQNLPEGFNAYRELRSGTQIQPRVALASFVGMAFLGPLAGLVGYFILSEQPQALAAIEMGAAGAILYLVFKDIAPKANLEKSWAPPFGAVVGFALGLTGHILAHGG, from the coding sequence ATGTCACTTCTTAGCGTATTAACTATTTGTTTTATGGCCGGATTTGCCATGCCGGTCGGAGCGTTTTTGGCCAGAATCGAGAAGATTCAGCCTGATTGGTTGGAAAATGAATTCAGGCACAGCGTGATTTCCTTTGGTGGCGGGGCGTTGTTGTCAGCAGTTGCTTTGGTGTTGGTTCCAGATGGGATTGAGAAACTTGATGTCTCTGCATCCTTGGTTTGTTTCTTTCTCGGAGCCATAGGCGTCCTCGTCTTAGACATTTTTCTCAGTAAACGAGAATCGGACGCGGGACAGTTGGTGGCGATGCTCACAGACTTCGTCCCCGAGTCGATTGCCCTAGGAGCCGCGTTTTCCGTGGGGAGTTCATCCGGAGGAGTTCTCGCTCTGATGATCGCACTGCAGAATTTACCAGAAGGCTTCAACGCGTATAGGGAGCTGAGATCAGGTACGCAAATACAACCGCGTGTAGCTCTGGCCAGTTTTGTAGGAATGGCGTTTCTAGGCCCGCTCGCTGGGTTGGTTGGCTACTTTATACTGAGTGAACAGCCTCAAGCGTTGGCTGCTATCGAGATGGGGGCGGCGGGCGCTATTTTGTATCTAGTCTTCAAGGACATCGCACCAAAGGCGAATCTCGAAAAAAGCTGGGCTCCTCCGTTTGGCGCGGTGGTAGGGTTCGCGCTTGGCTTGACGGGCCACATTCTAGCTCATGGCGGCTGA
- a CDS encoding metallophosphoesterase family protein: protein MSDLHFGRTQFRIVEGLLKDLRQLSPELVIISGDLTMRARSREFEEARSFLNQLRCPWLAVPGNHDLPAWSIPARFLHPFHRYKRYITSEMMPTFEAPHFAVVGLNSARRSNWSSLDWSRGRINKKQLNAMANWFDTVASDKPKIVVAHHPFILPPQSTKRGTVGRLEASLSVFSKCGVSLVLAGHLHQAHWAKLPTAENSKVKTLALQASTSTSTRLKGESNSYHTIRVFENEFDIHLRSWDGSRFVTTRQLQHEIVTTRS from the coding sequence TTGTCCGACTTGCACTTCGGGCGAACCCAGTTCCGCATCGTCGAGGGCTTGCTCAAGGACTTGCGTCAGCTGAGTCCCGAGCTTGTCATCATCAGCGGTGATCTGACGATGCGAGCCCGAAGTCGCGAATTCGAAGAGGCTAGGTCGTTTCTAAACCAATTACGCTGCCCTTGGCTAGCTGTCCCAGGGAATCACGATCTGCCCGCTTGGAGCATACCAGCTCGTTTCCTGCACCCATTTCATCGATACAAACGCTACATAACTTCTGAGATGATGCCCACATTTGAGGCACCTCACTTTGCAGTAGTGGGTTTGAACAGCGCTCGACGAAGCAACTGGAGCAGCTTAGATTGGTCTAGAGGGCGGATAAACAAAAAGCAGCTCAACGCTATGGCCAACTGGTTCGACACTGTCGCTTCAGATAAACCAAAAATAGTCGTTGCCCACCACCCTTTCATACTACCTCCTCAAAGCACTAAACGCGGGACAGTCGGCCGACTTGAGGCGTCTCTATCTGTATTTAGTAAATGCGGAGTTTCACTCGTATTGGCTGGACACTTACACCAGGCACATTGGGCCAAACTTCCCACTGCCGAAAACTCAAAAGTGAAAACACTCGCCCTTCAAGCTTCCACCTCCACCTCGACGCGGCTGAAAGGCGAATCCAATTCCTACCACACCATCCGCGTCTTCGAAAACGAATTCGATATCCACTTACGATCCTGGGACGGCTCTCGTTTTGTAACCACTCGACAGCTTCAACACGAGATCGTGACTACTCGAAGCTAA
- a CDS encoding diacylglycerol/lipid kinase family protein yields MSSENLDVSSELKSDSSFADRTKSVSIAEKTSVIAVEATSTGVEGRSHAAETSTDPLAQPNDELNKCVVVVNKESGTVCDLWDDHFEAELLERLKANGWEPGLKLVKGEEIEETVVAAKSRKIGGLIAGGGDGTTNSIARLMLGSDIPMGILPFGTLNLAARDLGSPLEPLDAVASLYPGRTREIDALELGDRLCLCMAILGVYPELLNKSEEFHGRNWWRKFTKLGSDFFKAFLSSPKMELSLGMDGTKAERVKSRMLIVVPGHFQDDFGIIPKRESLEGGKCTLLVSKHSSAWSLFRMIGNFLLGRSAQDPDLEVKSAATLSINALRRKKVLLAIDGELAKFKVPLKLDLKKRALLVLDPKASEE; encoded by the coding sequence ATGAGTAGCGAAAATTTGGATGTAAGTTCCGAGCTTAAGTCTGATAGCTCGTTTGCTGACCGCACAAAGAGCGTATCGATTGCTGAGAAAACTTCGGTTATAGCTGTGGAGGCTACATCAACTGGGGTTGAGGGGAGGAGCCATGCGGCTGAGACTTCTACGGATCCATTAGCCCAACCAAACGATGAACTAAATAAGTGCGTCGTTGTGGTGAACAAAGAGTCGGGTACTGTTTGCGATCTTTGGGATGACCATTTTGAGGCTGAGCTTCTGGAGAGACTTAAAGCCAATGGGTGGGAACCCGGTTTGAAGCTCGTGAAAGGCGAGGAGATCGAGGAAACTGTTGTTGCAGCCAAGAGCAGGAAGATTGGCGGATTGATCGCTGGAGGAGGTGACGGTACGACCAACTCGATCGCGCGACTGATGCTAGGTTCGGATATACCGATGGGGATACTTCCTTTTGGAACATTGAATCTGGCCGCCAGAGACTTGGGCTCGCCGTTGGAACCTTTGGATGCTGTAGCCTCCCTGTATCCGGGACGCACTCGAGAGATCGATGCATTAGAGTTGGGTGATCGACTCTGTTTATGTATGGCAATTTTAGGCGTCTACCCCGAGTTGCTTAATAAGAGCGAAGAGTTCCACGGGCGTAATTGGTGGCGAAAGTTTACCAAGTTGGGCAGTGATTTTTTCAAAGCCTTTCTTTCCTCCCCTAAAATGGAGCTATCCCTTGGAATGGATGGTACAAAAGCTGAACGGGTTAAATCACGTATGTTGATCGTTGTTCCCGGTCACTTCCAAGATGATTTTGGAATCATCCCAAAGCGAGAGAGTCTGGAAGGAGGCAAGTGTACCTTGTTGGTTTCCAAGCACAGTTCCGCATGGTCGCTATTCCGAATGATAGGCAATTTCCTACTTGGTCGGTCTGCTCAGGATCCGGATCTGGAGGTGAAGTCTGCCGCGACTTTATCCATCAATGCTTTGCGACGAAAAAAGGTGTTGCTCGCCATAGATGGAGAGCTTGCGAAGTTTAAAGTACCGCTGAAACTGGATTTGAAGAAACGAGCTCTGCTAGTCCTTGATCCTAAGGCTAGCGAAGAATAG
- a CDS encoding phosphatase PAP2 family protein, whose protein sequence is MIFFLGKLAGGNAFERFDQAILLSLRVEGDLSDPVGPLWLEEAARDVTALGSFALLILFTGAIAIFLWISGKHRACGFIIASSLSGVVLSTYLKQFFNRPRPDIVPHEMHTLSMSFPSGHALLSAVIFLSAGTLVSSTQPRAFVKAYVLILALALTFSVGLTRLYLGVHWPTDVIGGWLAGGTWATGWWLIAQNFLPRRETETFAITDEETNYE, encoded by the coding sequence GTGATTTTTTTCCTTGGTAAACTCGCAGGCGGAAATGCGTTCGAGCGATTCGACCAAGCGATACTCCTTTCGCTCCGGGTTGAGGGTGACTTATCTGATCCGGTCGGCCCGCTTTGGCTAGAAGAAGCGGCGAGAGATGTGACGGCGCTTGGAAGCTTCGCTTTACTTATTCTATTCACCGGAGCAATCGCCATTTTTCTTTGGATATCGGGCAAACATCGAGCCTGTGGCTTCATCATTGCCAGTTCTTTGAGCGGCGTCGTTTTGAGCACCTATCTCAAGCAGTTCTTCAATCGGCCTAGGCCTGATATCGTGCCGCACGAGATGCACACGCTCTCTATGAGCTTCCCCAGCGGGCACGCTCTGCTCTCTGCCGTTATCTTTTTAAGCGCTGGTACACTTGTATCCAGCACACAACCACGGGCCTTCGTTAAGGCGTACGTTCTTATACTAGCTCTTGCTTTGACCTTTTCGGTGGGACTCACCCGGCTCTACCTCGGGGTACACTGGCCCACTGATGTGATAGGCGGTTGGTTGGCGGGTGGTACATGGGCTACCGGATGGTGGCTGATCGCGCAAAATTTCCTGCCCCGGAGAGAGACTGAAACCTTCGCTATAACGGATGAGGAGACCAACTATGAGTAG
- a CDS encoding endonuclease/exonuclease/phosphatase family protein, with the protein MSTNPPHSIPPRETGVLLLQIDGLSQFQFERAVKSGRMPFLKSLMEKRDHALKTFYPGQPSCTPAVQAEIHYGAQCATPAFSFYDSEAKQEVRMYDAEWASRIAQESEEQGDGLLEGGSSYANIYTGGAEKAKYCGELNTFSYWVSELSILRLLRLAVKNPTDTMRLAKLLVAELGVGIYDAVRGILTRGDLAAELTFIPARLAVAITLREAIRGEVIEDLNNGLPIIHANFFGYDEAAHRRGPHSRFAHWTLKGIDKTIKKLYRAAENSDARNYRIIVFSDHGQEHTVPYHEEAGKTLAEATKDIFSKKEGFKLSPSSSLDAFMERSKSIVETNFDTNEDSTRESTRWIHLQAMGPVAHCYVDEGLRAEEKAGWAETFIQEANIPTVLFERDDGSIACHMEGESGGLDVLKKRLDSRGHEFAEETIDDLRILAQSKYAGDLIFLGWRPAGKPLTFADERGAHAGPGAEECRGFVMLPNTVNWQPQAMRPRDLREIAMQQLGRIDTKRDQIESAPVPSLDSLRVMSYNVHGGVGSDRRRSVSRLAKVMRESEADVICFQEAFENPDNPTHSLKRSLEGVWDTPAHYAFQPLHTKRGTQYGLAIASRYPFRIKKSAAFDLEDPRVANREPRGAIWIEITPESGNCINIVNTHLGLSSLERELQSRSLTSDQWLGTLEDYDQLAVCGDFNAGPKGLAYLAFANKLADSQLLANRGRAKPSFVSWAPFRRIDHIFTSPQIQVPAAGVLRSSLLKRASDHLPVFADMKLV; encoded by the coding sequence ATGAGTACCAATCCTCCACATTCTATTCCACCTCGCGAAACAGGCGTTCTGCTGCTGCAGATCGACGGGCTCTCGCAATTTCAGTTCGAACGTGCCGTCAAATCTGGACGTATGCCCTTTCTGAAGAGCCTGATGGAAAAGAGGGATCATGCCTTGAAAACGTTTTACCCCGGACAGCCAAGTTGCACCCCTGCCGTGCAAGCGGAGATCCACTACGGCGCGCAGTGCGCTACTCCCGCGTTCAGTTTTTACGACTCGGAGGCGAAACAAGAAGTCCGCATGTACGATGCTGAATGGGCTAGCCGCATCGCCCAAGAATCTGAAGAGCAAGGCGACGGCTTGTTAGAAGGAGGTTCAAGCTACGCTAATATCTACACAGGAGGAGCTGAAAAGGCGAAATACTGTGGAGAACTGAATACATTTTCGTATTGGGTAAGCGAACTATCGATTCTCAGATTGTTGCGGCTCGCGGTCAAGAACCCAACAGACACGATGCGGCTCGCGAAACTCCTTGTTGCGGAGCTAGGCGTGGGAATTTATGACGCCGTCCGAGGAATACTGACACGTGGAGATCTAGCCGCAGAGCTCACCTTCATTCCCGCGAGACTCGCTGTCGCAATCACACTAAGGGAGGCAATCCGTGGAGAAGTAATCGAAGATCTAAACAACGGATTGCCCATTATCCATGCTAACTTTTTTGGATACGACGAAGCAGCGCACCGGAGAGGGCCACATTCAAGATTCGCTCACTGGACTCTCAAAGGCATTGATAAGACGATCAAGAAGCTCTACAGAGCGGCAGAAAATTCCGACGCTAGAAACTATCGCATCATCGTCTTCTCCGACCACGGACAAGAGCATACCGTACCCTACCATGAGGAAGCCGGGAAAACGTTAGCCGAAGCGACCAAGGATATCTTTTCCAAGAAGGAAGGCTTCAAGTTAAGTCCAAGTAGCAGCTTGGACGCCTTCATGGAACGCTCGAAATCCATCGTAGAGACAAACTTCGATACAAACGAAGATTCAACACGAGAATCGACCCGTTGGATACATCTCCAAGCGATGGGGCCAGTTGCCCATTGCTATGTTGATGAAGGGCTAAGAGCAGAGGAAAAAGCAGGCTGGGCGGAGACTTTTATCCAAGAGGCAAATATTCCCACCGTGCTGTTTGAACGAGACGACGGCAGCATAGCCTGCCACATGGAAGGAGAGTCAGGAGGTCTTGATGTCTTGAAGAAACGTCTAGATTCGCGCGGGCACGAGTTTGCAGAAGAGACCATCGATGACCTTCGGATCCTGGCTCAGTCGAAATACGCTGGGGATCTCATTTTCCTTGGGTGGAGGCCAGCGGGGAAACCGCTGACTTTTGCCGATGAACGAGGAGCTCATGCGGGCCCCGGAGCCGAGGAGTGTCGCGGATTCGTGATGTTGCCAAACACCGTTAATTGGCAGCCCCAAGCCATGCGCCCGAGGGATCTACGCGAAATTGCCATGCAGCAGTTGGGCCGAATAGATACCAAACGCGACCAAATCGAATCAGCCCCGGTACCCTCATTGGATTCGCTACGCGTCATGAGCTACAACGTTCACGGCGGAGTCGGTTCAGACCGACGGCGAAGTGTAAGTCGCCTCGCTAAAGTGATGAGGGAATCCGAGGCGGACGTCATCTGTTTTCAGGAAGCGTTTGAGAATCCAGACAACCCAACGCATTCGCTAAAACGCTCCTTAGAGGGGGTCTGGGACACCCCAGCCCATTACGCTTTCCAGCCGTTGCACACCAAACGCGGTACCCAGTATGGACTGGCCATCGCAAGTCGGTACCCATTCAGAATTAAAAAGAGCGCTGCTTTCGATCTGGAAGACCCGAGGGTTGCAAACCGCGAGCCTAGGGGAGCGATCTGGATCGAGATCACCCCGGAAAGTGGAAACTGTATCAATATCGTAAATACTCATTTAGGTTTGAGTTCCTTGGAACGTGAGCTCCAGTCGCGATCCCTGACCAGTGATCAATGGCTCGGCACGCTCGAAGACTATGATCAGCTGGCAGTGTGCGGTGACTTTAACGCAGGGCCAAAGGGTTTAGCCTATCTCGCTTTCGCAAACAAACTCGCCGATTCCCAACTACTGGCCAACAGAGGCAGGGCAAAGCCTTCGTTCGTCTCTTGGGCTCCCTTTCGACGCATCGACCATATTTTTACCTCACCGCAGATACAGGTACCTGCAGCGGGCGTACTGAGATCTTCTCTCCTAAAACGTGCCTCTGATCACCTCCCCGTCTTTGCAGACATGAAACTTGTTTAG
- a CDS encoding glycosyltransferase: MKIAMFTNTYLPHVGGVARSVSCFAEAYRKLGHECLVIAPEFEEEIPDEKHVYRVPAVTNFNDSGFSFRIPFAGDVGKALDEFEPDIIHAHHPFLLGDTALRSAYSRDLPIVFTHHTLYEEYTNYLPFDSDFTKKAAAEIATGFANGTSMVFAPSGSVADLIKERGVESPVVVQPTGIAVQSFASGQGDRFRSKHEIPADAMVIGHVGRIAKEKNLAYLAEACCTAVTDLENAYFVLVGSGEEEDEIHSIIEKNGLSERFLATGSLSGDDLYDAYASFDIFAFASQSETQGLVLAEAMAGGAPVVALDAPGVRDVMTDGENGIMLKAEATPDEFAAATVSVLTESEKLEKLRKGASETAEAFSEMNMARSAIEAYEKAINSHTGWIEETGIENFDKIIANIEGELQLLKVKASTISAALD; encoded by the coding sequence ATGAAAATAGCTATGTTTACCAATACATACCTGCCTCATGTAGGCGGGGTTGCACGATCCGTTAGCTGCTTTGCGGAAGCGTATCGTAAACTCGGGCACGAGTGCCTCGTCATAGCTCCAGAATTCGAGGAGGAGATTCCAGACGAAAAGCACGTCTATCGCGTTCCTGCCGTTACCAACTTCAACGATAGCGGGTTCTCTTTCAGAATCCCATTCGCGGGTGATGTTGGCAAAGCATTGGATGAATTCGAACCGGACATCATCCACGCTCACCACCCATTCCTGCTCGGGGACACTGCCCTACGCTCTGCCTACTCACGAGATCTACCCATCGTATTCACTCACCATACACTCTACGAGGAATACACGAACTACCTTCCCTTCGACAGCGACTTCACCAAGAAAGCGGCCGCCGAGATCGCAACAGGCTTCGCCAACGGGACTTCCATGGTTTTCGCGCCCAGCGGGAGCGTGGCTGATCTAATCAAAGAACGCGGAGTCGAGTCACCTGTCGTAGTTCAGCCCACTGGAATCGCCGTGCAATCTTTCGCTTCAGGGCAAGGGGACAGATTCCGTTCAAAGCACGAAATACCTGCTGATGCGATGGTGATTGGGCACGTAGGGCGTATTGCTAAAGAAAAAAATCTAGCCTACCTAGCGGAGGCATGCTGCACGGCAGTGACGGACCTAGAAAATGCGTATTTTGTCCTCGTTGGCAGCGGCGAAGAGGAGGACGAAATCCATTCTATCATCGAGAAAAACGGCCTAAGCGAACGCTTCTTGGCAACCGGTTCTCTCAGTGGAGACGACCTCTACGACGCCTACGCTAGTTTCGATATATTCGCCTTTGCCTCGCAAAGCGAAACGCAAGGACTAGTACTTGCAGAGGCAATGGCGGGCGGCGCACCGGTAGTGGCGCTCGACGCCCCCGGAGTTCGCGATGTGATGACCGATGGAGAAAACGGAATAATGCTAAAGGCGGAAGCCACCCCAGACGAGTTCGCAGCCGCTACAGTGTCTGTCCTCACAGAATCAGAAAAACTGGAAAAACTCCGCAAAGGAGCGTCCGAGACAGCAGAAGCGTTTTCGGAAATGAACATGGCCCGAAGCGCGATAGAGGCCTACGAAAAAGCCATCAATAGCCACACCGGCTGGATAGAGGAAACCGGTATCGAGAACTTCGACAAGATCATCGCCAATATCGAAGGCGAGCTTCAGCTACTGAAGGTAAAAGCCTCCACCATAAGTGCCGCTTTAGATTGA
- a CDS encoding ATP-binding protein, translating to MLGLIRFAKNHLTALFSGNAKPYLLLTAIGCTALSGTSFAEESDQKPLRIGYQSSPPYQIIGENGEIGGLALDLIEEIAERLDIELEWVYCPEPPDVHIPARDVDIWPVVTDLPHRRNYIHITKPIYQNSLGILSRSENPIKSPAETAGKKLAYYAREPSLTLVPKLMPQATPVPLPSHADAIRSVLTGESDAAFLWSTKSNSIEFKRAIDEFGQSSISFFVFPDTKLNCGIGADPLNPRAVQVVDQMREELRELVKDGSVQNVYFKYFLDPESEVSSYFYHDELELKNRRLTIAVVVLVTLFALLVVMAIFLRRSSRKAFEASKAKSEFLANMSHEFRTPLNGIMGMTQLAIQSTEDEEQKEMLQIVMQSADALLTIVNDILDLSKIESGRLVVENEPIELSNLVKTTVPFFELVAGQKGLKFETRISPFCPNVFVSDIVRLRQILFNLIGNAVKFTREGKVTVSIDTIRTEGTEYLLFDIKDTGVGIPESLFKEIFEAFNQADSSITRGYGGTGLGLTISKELALQLGGNVHVESVPQKGSVFSVLVPLVRVSEKSQSAPPIKELQPEPLTKQLEVLVVDDNSANLYTMKAALKLLKHKPTLVSNGADAVKLCKNRAFDLIFMDLQMPGMNGWETAREIRSSDTVSQPPIIAITASIFSNEAKEQVFQEMDGLIFKPFEMKELQVEIKRLTNSEATA from the coding sequence ATGCTTGGACTCATCCGTTTCGCAAAAAACCACCTGACGGCACTATTCTCCGGAAATGCGAAGCCATATCTTCTACTAACCGCAATCGGATGCACAGCGCTTTCTGGAACGTCCTTTGCAGAGGAATCCGACCAAAAGCCCCTTCGGATCGGCTACCAAAGCTCTCCTCCTTACCAGATCATTGGAGAGAACGGAGAGATAGGCGGTCTCGCCCTCGATTTGATAGAAGAAATCGCCGAGCGGCTGGATATAGAATTGGAATGGGTCTACTGCCCAGAGCCACCCGATGTTCACATACCCGCTAGAGACGTAGACATCTGGCCAGTGGTGACGGATTTACCGCACAGGCGGAATTATATCCACATAACGAAACCGATCTACCAAAATTCTTTAGGAATCCTCTCTCGAAGCGAAAACCCGATTAAAAGCCCGGCCGAGACTGCAGGAAAAAAACTAGCGTACTATGCCCGGGAGCCGAGTCTCACCTTGGTTCCTAAACTGATGCCTCAAGCCACACCGGTGCCTTTGCCAAGTCACGCAGATGCCATCCGCTCTGTGCTAACCGGTGAGAGCGATGCCGCCTTTTTGTGGAGCACAAAATCCAACTCGATCGAGTTCAAACGGGCCATCGACGAGTTCGGTCAATCTAGCATCAGCTTCTTCGTTTTTCCGGATACCAAACTTAATTGCGGAATCGGAGCTGATCCCCTTAATCCGAGGGCAGTCCAAGTAGTGGATCAGATGCGGGAGGAACTCCGCGAGCTGGTAAAAGACGGTTCGGTGCAGAACGTCTATTTTAAGTATTTCCTGGATCCTGAAAGCGAGGTGAGCTCCTACTTTTACCATGATGAGCTGGAGCTGAAAAACCGACGCCTGACCATTGCTGTCGTAGTTCTGGTAACGCTATTCGCCCTGCTGGTCGTCATGGCCATCTTCCTCCGTCGATCCAGCAGGAAGGCCTTCGAAGCGAGTAAGGCAAAAAGTGAATTCTTGGCCAACATGAGCCACGAGTTCCGCACTCCCCTAAACGGCATCATGGGCATGACGCAGCTCGCCATCCAATCGACCGAAGACGAAGAGCAAAAGGAAATGCTGCAGATCGTCATGCAATCAGCCGATGCCCTACTCACTATTGTTAACGACATCTTGGACCTGTCCAAAATCGAGTCGGGCCGCCTTGTGGTAGAGAATGAGCCAATCGAGCTATCGAATCTGGTCAAAACCACCGTACCTTTTTTCGAATTGGTCGCCGGGCAGAAAGGCTTGAAATTCGAAACGCGCATAAGCCCCTTTTGCCCGAATGTATTTGTAAGCGACATAGTACGACTGCGACAGATCCTGTTTAACTTGATCGGAAACGCAGTTAAGTTCACTCGGGAAGGAAAGGTCACCGTATCCATCGATACGATCCGTACCGAAGGTACCGAATACCTATTGTTCGATATCAAGGATACAGGCGTTGGCATACCGGAGAGCCTATTCAAAGAAATCTTTGAAGCTTTTAACCAGGCGGATTCCTCCATAACTCGAGGCTACGGAGGCACAGGACTAGGTCTCACGATTTCCAAAGAGCTCGCCCTTCAGCTAGGCGGCAATGTCCACGTGGAAAGCGTGCCACAAAAAGGTTCCGTATTCAGCGTTTTAGTACCCTTGGTCCGTGTAAGCGAAAAATCTCAATCTGCGCCACCTATAAAAGAACTTCAGCCCGAACCTCTCACCAAGCAGCTGGAAGTCCTAGTGGTCGATGACAACTCCGCGAATCTGTACACGATGAAAGCGGCACTAAAGCTCCTCAAGCACAAGCCGACGCTTGTTAGCAACGGAGCCGACGCGGTGAAGCTATGCAAAAACAGAGCGTTCGATCTCATCTTCATGGACCTGCAAATGCCCGGTATGAATGGATGGGAAACGGCACGAGAGATTCGTAGCTCCGATACGGTAAGTCAGCCACCCATCATTGCCATTACGGCGAGTATCTTCTCTAACGAGGCGAAAGAGCAAGTCTTCCAAGAAATGGACGGCCTGATCTTCAAGCCCTTTGAGATGAAGGAACTCCAAGTGGAAATTAAGCGACTGACGAACTCGGAAGCTACAGCTTAA